The nucleotide sequence GGCTCGCCGTGGCCGTCCTGCCGGTCGTCGTCACCGCCGCCCTCGGCTCCGCCTCGACGCAGGCCGAGATCCCGGGCTGGTACGCCGGCCTGAACAAGCCGGGCTTCAACCCGCCGAACTGGGTGTTTCCGGTCGCCTGGACCATCCTCTACACGATGATCGCGGTCTCGGCCTGGCGGCTGCTCGGCGCGATGCCGCGCACGGGCCCCGCGCGCCAGGGCTGGTGGCTCGCGGTCGCGGCCTTCGCGGTGCAGCTCGTGCTGAACGCCGCCTGGACGCCGGTCTTCTTCACCGCCCACGCGATCGGCGCCGCGCTCGTCGTGGTGGTGGCTCTTCTCGTGATGGTGCTCTGGACCATCCGGCTGAGCTGGCGCTTCGACCGGATCGCCGCCTGGCTCCTCGTGC is from Methylobacterium radiodurans and encodes:
- a CDS encoding TspO/MBR family protein is translated as MSTALHVPEEPALRPGLRLAVAVLPVVVTAALGSASTQAEIPGWYAGLNKPGFNPPNWVFPVAWTILYTMIAVSAWRLLGAMPRTGPARQGWWLAVAAFAVQLVLNAAWTPVFFTAHAIGAALVVVVALLVMVLWTIRLSWRFDRIAAWLLVPYAGWVAFASLLNAAILRLN